One genomic window of Haliotis asinina isolate JCU_RB_2024 chromosome 4, JCU_Hal_asi_v2, whole genome shotgun sequence includes the following:
- the LOC137280857 gene encoding uncharacterized protein encodes MEQEGVMVVDVVFLCVLSGSVSGFILPTTKTEGTDDMSTLKTHVLLLEQNVDVLQRTTAQLRSDLQATMTGLQNTQTQLRTALSDLQTSKTEQGFATDEISSLKNAVNILEGKVKLSADDIASVQTELKSIPHGSSHGDVQLNLTLLDVMRNDVQLNNALMNTLQADVHMIRNNLSSTSLEVAALERNMSDVATTIPNVAFQAHDPPSHTPSASPVKFQLVNYNAGSGYNRYTGKFTVPVSGTYVFWTQLEMGGGSNTALYVYIKKTGGVNMAAGYMETGSSFGDVDASAQTVDRLQKGQEVWVEITTKYEIYHSASYFGGVLLSVG; translated from the exons CAAGAGGGTGTCATGgttgttgatgttgtgtttctgtgtgttctGTCTGGGTCAGTCTCAGGATTTATTCTGCCAACGACAAAGACAGAAGGTacagatgacatgtcaacacTGAAGACGCACGTTTTACTGTTGGAGCAGAATGTGGACGTCCTCCAAAGAACAACCGCGCAGCTTCGGTCAGATCTACAGGCAACAATGACGGGTCTTCAGAACACGCAGACACAACTACGCACCGCTCTGTCAGACCTGCAGACCAGCAAGACAGAACAGGGGTTCGCAACTGATGAGATATCCTCACTGAAAAACGCCGTGAATATCCTGGAGGGCAAGGTGAAATTGTCAGCAGACGACATTGCTTCAGTCCAAACAGAGTTAAAATCCATACCACACGGTAGCTCGCATGGTGACGTTCAGCTGAATCTGACACTGCTAGATGTCATGAGGAACGACGTGCAGCTGAACAATGCTTTGATGAATACGTTACAGGCGGATGTCCACATGATACGGAACAACCTCAGTTCCACATCCTTGGAAGTTGCAGCTCTGGAAAGAAACATGTCTGATGTCG CAACAACGATTCCAAATGTGGCTTTCCAAGCACATGATCCACCCAGCCATACACCATCAGCATCACCAGTGAAATTCCAATTGGTCAACTACAACGCCGGCTCCGGCTACAACAGATACACAGGGAAGTTCACAGTGCCAGTCAGCGGTACCTATGTCTTCTGGACACAGCTTGAAATGGGAGGAGGGTCCAACACTGCCTTGTACGTTTACATAAAGAAGACAGGAGGGGTGAACATGGCGGCAGGCTACATGGAAACAGGGTCAAGTTTTGGTGACGTGGATGCTTCTGCCCAAACTGTTGATCGTCTGCAGAAAGGGCAAGAGGTGTGGGTGGAGATTActacaaaatatgaaatctaCCACAGTGCGTCGTATTTCGGTGGTGTCCTTCTGTCCGTAGGATGA